A region of Saccharococcus thermophilus DNA encodes the following proteins:
- a CDS encoding phosphatidylglycerophosphatase A family protein produces the protein MKEPIMNNLEQTARQWLEERGVTIKDIAELVYYLQSKYHPNLKLEECIENVNRVIAKREVQNAILTGIQLDKLAEEGKLDEPLQSIIHRDEGLYGVDEILALSIVNVYGSIGFTNYGYIDKQKPGILQYLNDKSTGKCNTFLDDIVGAIAAAASSRLAHRAANTE, from the coding sequence ATGAAAGAACCAATTATGAACAATCTGGAACAAACCGCTCGCCAATGGCTGGAAGAGCGAGGGGTGACAATCAAAGATATTGCTGAACTTGTATATTACCTACAATCGAAGTACCATCCTAATTTGAAACTGGAAGAATGTATCGAAAATGTAAACCGTGTCATTGCGAAACGCGAAGTGCAAAACGCGATCCTAACCGGCATTCAGCTTGATAAATTAGCCGAAGAGGGCAAATTAGACGAACCGCTGCAGTCCATTATTCATCGCGATGAAGGGCTATATGGGGTGGACGAAATTTTAGCGTTGTCGATCGTTAACGTATACGGATCGATCGGCTTTACGAACTATGGATATATTGATAAACAAAAGCCGGGCATTTTGCAATATTTAAATGACAAATCAACCGGAAAATGCAATACGTTTTTAGATGATATCGTCGGCGCTATTGCTGCCGCTGCTTCAAGCCGCTTGG
- the yutH gene encoding spore coat putative kinase YutH has product MEAWIRQEYNIAAERMKKNGRYYTFIHKNQCYTVIPVYGRSEAELEELQKMSDYLISKGDMMVASFVQTKSGKLVAYYRNEQPIVIVRTPLLPYARNISVGRELAKFHQRGRTCPLPFVHCRRIGQWKELWGKRVDQMEGFWKNKMAMGMETMFDRLFVESFPYYLGLAENAIQYVADTELDVEPVGVDYATFCHERFSNAGWAEGKEQKLPTDWVYDHCARDLAEWVRHLYVQRQYDSAGEIRQFFRDYERHTPLSPFAWRLVYARLLFPLHYFECVEGYYMTGDEREKNQYVHALQSIIARSREYEQFLASFADIVGLSSRRLYLPKVDWLSYVL; this is encoded by the coding sequence ATGGAAGCATGGATTCGCCAGGAATATAATATTGCAGCAGAGCGGATGAAAAAAAACGGTCGGTATTATACATTTATCCATAAAAATCAGTGTTATACCGTTATCCCTGTTTACGGACGCAGCGAAGCGGAACTGGAGGAACTGCAAAAAATGAGCGATTATTTAATATCCAAAGGGGATATGATGGTCGCATCGTTTGTGCAGACAAAATCAGGCAAGCTCGTTGCTTATTATAGAAATGAACAACCCATTGTTATTGTTCGTACGCCGCTCCTGCCGTATGCAAGGAATATTTCCGTAGGGCGGGAGTTAGCGAAATTTCATCAACGCGGCCGCACGTGTCCGCTTCCGTTCGTTCACTGCCGACGGATCGGCCAATGGAAAGAACTTTGGGGGAAACGAGTCGATCAAATGGAGGGATTTTGGAAAAATAAAATGGCCATGGGGATGGAAACGATGTTTGATCGGCTCTTTGTTGAGTCGTTTCCATACTATCTTGGACTTGCCGAAAACGCGATCCAATATGTTGCCGATACGGAGCTGGATGTAGAGCCGGTCGGCGTTGATTATGCCACCTTTTGCCATGAACGGTTTTCAAATGCCGGATGGGCGGAAGGGAAGGAGCAGAAGCTGCCAACCGATTGGGTGTACGATCATTGTGCAAGGGATTTGGCGGAGTGGGTCCGCCACCTATACGTCCAAAGACAGTATGATTCTGCCGGCGAGATAAGGCAATTTTTCCGTGATTATGAACGCCACACCCCTTTGTCTCCATTTGCTTGGCGGCTTGTATACGCTCGCCTTCTGTTTCCGCTTCATTATTTTGAGTGTGTCGAAGGTTATTATATGACAGGTGATGAACGAGAAAAAAATCAATATGTGCATGCGCTGCAGAGCATCATCGCCCGTTCGCGCGAGTATGAGCAATTTCTTGCCTCGTTTGCCGACATTGTTGGTTTGTCAAGCCGCCGGCTTTATCTTCCAAAAGTGGATTGGCTATCTTATGTGCTTTAG
- a CDS encoding 2-hydroxyacid dehydrogenase, which yields MKRPYVFITRKLPEEIIAPMKAIAEVAMWPHDDVSVPRDVLMTEAKKADALFTMVSDIVDQTVLEAGKSLKVVANMGVGFDNIDVAAATKCGIAVCNTPDVLTDTTADLTFALLLATARRMVEAAQFVKEGKWKSWSPFLLAGVDVHHKTIGIVGMGNIGTAVAKRAIGFEMNVLYHNRSRNIEAEKQLGATYCSFEKLLETADFVVCLTPLTKETRHMFNKEAFRKMKRSAIFINAARGAIVDEQALYEALVSGEIAGAGLDVFEQEPIDASHPLLKLPNVVALPHIGSATKETRTKMMEVCCRNIIAILTGNQPETLVNKEWSLRP from the coding sequence ATGAAGAGACCGTATGTGTTTATTACGAGAAAGTTACCTGAGGAGATTATCGCGCCGATGAAAGCAATTGCGGAAGTAGCGATGTGGCCGCATGATGACGTATCGGTTCCGCGCGATGTCCTAATGACTGAAGCGAAGAAAGCGGATGCGTTGTTCACCATGGTGTCCGATATAGTGGATCAAACGGTATTGGAAGCGGGAAAATCACTAAAAGTAGTGGCGAACATGGGCGTCGGCTTTGATAATATTGATGTTGCGGCCGCAACGAAATGCGGAATTGCGGTTTGCAATACCCCTGATGTATTAACCGATACTACTGCGGATTTAACATTTGCCTTATTGCTGGCCACCGCCCGCCGCATGGTGGAAGCAGCACAATTTGTCAAAGAAGGAAAGTGGAAAAGCTGGAGCCCGTTTCTGCTAGCTGGGGTCGATGTTCACCACAAAACGATCGGCATTGTCGGTATGGGAAACATCGGAACAGCGGTAGCCAAACGAGCCATCGGTTTTGAGATGAACGTGTTGTATCACAATCGTTCCCGCAACATCGAAGCGGAAAAACAGCTTGGAGCTACATATTGTTCTTTTGAGAAACTGTTGGAAACAGCCGATTTTGTTGTTTGCCTAACACCGTTGACAAAGGAAACGCGGCATATGTTTAACAAAGAAGCATTTCGCAAAATGAAACGGTCTGCGATATTTATTAATGCGGCAAGAGGCGCAATCGTGGACGAACAAGCGTTATATGAGGCGCTTGTCAGCGGAGAGATCGCTGGGGCAGGATTAGATGTGTTTGAGCAGGAGCCGATTGATGCCTCGCATCCATTGTTGAAGCTGCCAAATGTTGTGGCGCTTCCTCATATCGGAAGTGCGACGAAAGAAACGCGGACGAAGATGATGGAGGTATGCTGCCGCAATATCATTGCCATATTAACTGGAAACCAGCCTGAAACGCTTGTCAACAAAGAATGGAGCTTGCGGCCCTAG
- a CDS encoding homoserine dehydrogenase: MEKPILVGLLGLGTVGSGVVKIIENHQERLMHQVGCPVQIKKILVRDIYKKRDVQVDPSLLTTNATDVIDDPEIDVIIEVMGGIEETRQYLLRALRQGKHVVTANKDLMALYGSELLSVAVEHHCDLFYEASVAGGIPILRSLVDGLASDRITKMMGIVNGTTNYILTKMCKHGASYEDALAEAQALGYAEADPTADVEGLDAARKMAILARLGFSMNIDLEDVQVKGITSITEEDLNYGKRLGYTMKLIGIAHREGNKVEVSVQPTFLPDSHPLASVNDEFNAIYVYGEAVGETMFYGPGAGSLPTATAVVSDLVAVMKNMRLRANGYNAVAPQYEKQLKSPAEIFSKYFLRIHVKDQVGAFAKITTLFSERGVSFEKILQLPLKDNNLAEIVIVTHRASQQDYEEILQQLRDLEIVHEVKSSYRVEGEGK; the protein is encoded by the coding sequence ATGGAAAAGCCAATCTTAGTCGGATTATTAGGATTAGGTACGGTTGGAAGCGGAGTTGTAAAAATTATTGAGAACCACCAAGAGCGGCTAATGCATCAAGTAGGATGTCCGGTGCAAATCAAAAAAATCCTTGTCCGGGATATATATAAAAAGCGGGATGTTCAGGTCGATCCATCGCTGTTGACCACGAACGCGACAGACGTCATTGATGATCCGGAGATTGACGTGATTATCGAGGTGATGGGCGGAATTGAAGAAACGCGGCAATATTTGCTGCGGGCGCTACGGCAAGGAAAGCATGTTGTGACGGCTAATAAAGATTTAATGGCTTTGTATGGATCAGAACTGTTAAGCGTAGCGGTGGAACACCATTGTGACTTGTTCTACGAAGCAAGCGTTGCGGGGGGCATCCCAATTTTACGCAGCCTTGTTGACGGTCTCGCCTCTGATCGCATTACGAAAATGATGGGAATTGTCAACGGCACAACGAACTATATTTTGACGAAAATGTGCAAACACGGGGCTTCTTATGAGGACGCGCTGGCAGAAGCGCAAGCGCTCGGGTATGCCGAAGCGGATCCAACCGCGGATGTGGAAGGATTAGATGCAGCGCGGAAAATGGCGATTTTAGCACGGCTTGGCTTTTCGATGAACATTGATTTAGAAGACGTGCAAGTCAAGGGAATTACATCGATTACGGAAGAAGACCTTAATTACGGAAAGCGTTTGGGCTATACCATGAAATTAATTGGCATTGCCCATCGGGAGGGAAACAAAGTAGAAGTCAGCGTCCAGCCAACCTTTCTTCCGGACTCGCATCCGCTCGCCTCGGTTAATGACGAATTCAACGCCATTTATGTCTACGGCGAAGCGGTTGGCGAAACGATGTTTTATGGACCGGGAGCGGGTAGCTTGCCAACGGCGACGGCGGTCGTGTCTGATTTAGTGGCTGTCATGAAAAATATGCGCTTAAGGGCAAATGGATATAACGCCGTTGCTCCGCAATACGAAAAACAATTAAAATCTCCAGCGGAAATTTTCTCGAAATATTTTTTGCGCATTCATGTCAAAGACCAAGTGGGCGCGTTTGCGAAAATTACAACCCTATTTTCCGAACGTGGCGTGAGTTTTGAGAAAATTTTGCAATTACCGCTAAAAGACAATAACCTTGCGGAAATTGTTATTGTGACGCACCGCGCCTCGCAGCAAGATTATGAAGAAATTTTGCAGCAATTGCGCGATTTAGAAATCGTTCATGAAGTGAAAAGTTCGTATCGCGTTGAAGGAGAGGGAAAATGA
- the thrC gene encoding threonine synthase, translating into MAWKGLLQEYRAFLPINETTPLLSLNEGNTPLIPLLRLSEELGIELYVKVEGANPTGSFKDRGMVMAVAKAKEAGSHTIICASTGNTSASAAAYAARAGMRCIVVIPNGKIAMGKLAQAVMYGAEIFAIDGNFDEALKMVRRLSDMAPITLVNSVNPYRIEGQKTAAFEICDQLGQAPDVLAIPVGNAGNITAYWKGFKEYHAAKQTGLPQMRGFEAEGAAAIVRNQVIENPETVATAIRIGNPASWEKAVQAAAESHGKIDEVSDAEILAAYKLLARKEGIFAEPASCAAIAGVIKQRKRNEIEKGSTVVAVLTGNGLKDPAIAMETAEIEPVVLPNDETIVLEHLQGVVHS; encoded by the coding sequence ATGGCATGGAAAGGATTGCTGCAAGAATATCGTGCATTTTTGCCCATCAATGAAACGACGCCGCTGCTTTCGTTAAATGAAGGCAATACGCCGCTCATTCCGCTGCTGCGTTTATCGGAAGAGCTAGGAATCGAACTGTATGTGAAAGTCGAAGGAGCCAATCCGACGGGCTCGTTTAAGGATCGCGGAATGGTGATGGCGGTGGCAAAAGCGAAAGAAGCCGGCAGTCATACCATTATTTGCGCTTCGACAGGCAATACATCCGCCTCCGCCGCCGCCTACGCGGCAAGAGCAGGTATGCGTTGTATTGTCGTCATTCCAAACGGTAAAATTGCGATGGGAAAACTGGCGCAGGCGGTCATGTATGGCGCCGAGATTTTCGCGATTGACGGCAACTTTGATGAAGCGCTGAAAATGGTGCGCCGTCTCAGCGATATGGCGCCGATTACTCTTGTCAATTCTGTCAATCCATACCGCATTGAAGGGCAGAAAACGGCGGCGTTTGAAATTTGCGACCAGCTCGGCCAAGCACCGGATGTGCTGGCGATTCCTGTCGGCAACGCGGGCAATATCACGGCGTATTGGAAAGGATTTAAAGAGTATCATGCAGCAAAACAAACCGGGCTTCCGCAAATGCGCGGGTTTGAAGCGGAAGGAGCGGCGGCGATTGTCCGCAATCAAGTCATTGAAAATCCGGAAACGGTGGCGACGGCGATTCGCATTGGCAATCCAGCCAGCTGGGAAAAAGCGGTTCAAGCGGCCGCAGAATCGCATGGAAAAATTGATGAAGTGTCCGATGCGGAGATTTTAGCCGCGTATAAGCTGCTGGCAAGAAAAGAAGGGATTTTTGCGGAGCCTGCCTCTTGCGCAGCGATTGCTGGAGTCATCAAACAGCGGAAGCGCAATGAAATTGAAAAAGGCAGCACCGTTGTCGCGGTTCTAACCGGAAATGGTTTAAAAGACCCAGCCATTGCGATGGAAACGGCGGAAATCGAACCAGTGGTGCTTCCGAATGATGAGACGATCGTGCTTGAACATCTCCAAGGAGTTGTCCATTCATGA
- the thrB gene encoding homoserine kinase, producing the protein MKEDGMLKIIVPASTANLGPGFDSVGLAVSRYLTLEVRPAGEWKFIPRTPEVKTIPQGKENLIYQVAEQVADMYGYTLPSCSVDVYSNIPFTRGLGSSAAAVVAGIELADALVGLALTLEQKMRLASCYEGHPDNVGASLYGGLVIGCHRKQETDIVHIPDIQLDLVAVIPDYELETKKARSILPQLFEREKAVEASAVSNVLVAALLTKNWELAGKMMAADLFHQPYRKELVPQLSLVETLAVEYGAFGAALSGAGPTVLAFTEPGKGEYVKEKLLPHFPNCSVELLTVEQKGSQVYKLALEK; encoded by the coding sequence ATGAAAGAAGATGGGATGTTAAAAATTATCGTGCCCGCTAGCACAGCAAACCTGGGACCCGGCTTTGATTCGGTTGGTCTTGCCGTCTCTCGCTATTTGACATTAGAAGTCAGGCCGGCAGGGGAATGGAAGTTTATTCCTCGCACTCCGGAAGTAAAGACCATTCCACAAGGGAAGGAAAATTTAATTTATCAAGTGGCAGAGCAAGTTGCGGACATGTATGGATATACGTTGCCAAGCTGCTCGGTAGATGTATACAGCAATATTCCTTTTACGCGCGGTTTGGGAAGCAGCGCGGCAGCGGTCGTCGCCGGAATTGAACTGGCTGACGCGCTTGTTGGTTTGGCGCTGACGCTCGAGCAAAAAATGCGGCTGGCCAGCTGCTACGAAGGGCATCCCGATAATGTCGGCGCTTCTTTATATGGGGGGCTTGTCATCGGCTGTCACCGTAAGCAAGAGACGGATATCGTCCATATTCCCGATATCCAGTTGGATTTAGTTGCTGTCATTCCAGACTATGAATTAGAAACAAAAAAAGCGCGAAGCATACTGCCACAGCTGTTTGAGCGGGAAAAAGCCGTCGAGGCAAGCGCGGTCAGCAACGTATTGGTTGCGGCGCTATTAACGAAAAATTGGGAGCTTGCCGGCAAAATGATGGCTGCCGATTTGTTTCATCAGCCGTACCGGAAAGAATTGGTTCCGCAACTATCGCTTGTAGAGACGCTGGCAGTAGAGTACGGGGCATTCGGGGCGGCGTTAAGCGGAGCGGGACCTACCGTTTTAGCCTTTACCGAGCCTGGGAAGGGAGAGTATGTAAAAGAAAAGCTGCTCCCGCATTTTCCAAATTGCTCCGTTGAATTATTAACGGTAGAACAAAAAGGAAGCCAGGTATACAAACTAGCACTAGAAAAATAA
- a CDS encoding YuzD family protein, with protein sequence MTFKQIEICVYGADIICPSCVQLPSSKETYEWLEAAIKRKYPDQPFSMTYVDIFNPPEDDEEKRAFAQKVIEEDLFYPVVVIEGVIVGEGNPKLKAIYAEMEKYGYR encoded by the coding sequence ATGACGTTTAAGCAGATAGAAATCTGCGTATATGGTGCAGATATCATTTGTCCGTCTTGTGTACAGCTGCCTTCTTCGAAAGAAACATATGAGTGGCTGGAAGCGGCGATTAAACGAAAATACCCGGATCAACCGTTTTCCATGACGTATGTCGATATTTTCAACCCGCCGGAAGATGACGAAGAGAAAAGAGCATTTGCGCAAAAAGTCATCGAAGAAGATTTATTTTACCCCGTTGTTGTGATTGAAGGCGTGATTGTCGGGGAAGGAAATCCAAAGTTAAAGGCTATTTATGCGGAAATGGAAAAGTACGGCTATCGTTAG
- a CDS encoding NAD(P)/FAD-dependent oxidoreductase: MRHLVLLGGGYGNMRILQRLLPNHLPEDVHITLVDRIPYHCLKTEYYALAAGTISDHHIRVPFPEHPRLTYRFGEVVHIDLEKQQVQLQDGSSISYDDLVIGLGCEDKYHGVPGAETFTHSIQSIEKARAAYEALNNLPPDAIVGIVGAGLSGVELASELAESRPDLHIKLFDRGERILPMFPKRLSDYVESWFNEHDIEIVRCSNVTKVEEQTLYNHDQPVHCDVIVWTAGIQPNRVVRELPVEKDKQGRIILTKQHHIPGYENVYVVGDCASLPHSPSAQLAEGQAEQIVQVLQKRWNGEEPPSEFPPIKLKGILGSLGKKHGFGLLADRPITGRVPRLLKSGVLWMYKYHNGY, from the coding sequence ATGAGACATCTTGTATTGCTTGGCGGAGGATATGGAAACATGCGAATTTTGCAACGCCTCCTCCCGAACCATTTACCGGAAGATGTTCATATTACCCTCGTCGACCGTATTCCATATCATTGTTTAAAAACAGAGTATTATGCACTTGCGGCAGGCACGATTAGCGACCATCATATTCGTGTTCCATTTCCAGAACATCCGCGTCTCACCTATCGTTTCGGCGAAGTCGTACACATCGATCTCGAAAAGCAACAGGTGCAATTGCAAGATGGAAGCAGCATTTCCTATGACGATTTAGTCATTGGATTAGGATGCGAAGATAAGTACCACGGCGTTCCAGGGGCAGAAACATTCACGCATAGCATTCAATCGATTGAAAAAGCGCGCGCGGCCTATGAAGCGTTAAACAATCTGCCGCCTGACGCTATCGTTGGCATTGTCGGCGCCGGATTAAGCGGCGTTGAATTAGCCAGCGAATTAGCGGAAAGCCGGCCGGATTTGCACATTAAGCTGTTTGACCGTGGTGAACGCATTTTGCCGATGTTTCCGAAACGGCTCAGCGACTATGTGGAAAGCTGGTTTAACGAACATGATATTGAAATCGTCCGCTGTTCGAACGTGACAAAGGTGGAAGAACAGACGCTATACAATCACGATCAACCGGTTCATTGCGATGTGATCGTTTGGACAGCTGGGATTCAGCCGAATCGAGTGGTCCGTGAGCTTCCGGTGGAAAAAGATAAGCAAGGACGCATCATTTTAACGAAACAGCACCATATTCCTGGCTATGAAAACGTATACGTTGTTGGCGATTGCGCAAGCTTGCCGCATTCTCCGAGCGCGCAGCTTGCCGAAGGTCAGGCGGAACAAATCGTTCAAGTATTGCAAAAGCGCTGGAACGGGGAAGAGCCGCCAAGCGAATTTCCGCCGATTAAACTGAAAGGAATTCTCGGCTCTCTCGGCAAAAAACACGGATTCGGGCTGCTTGCCGATCGCCCGATTACTGGCAGGGTTCCTCGCTTGCTCAAATCAGGGGTATTATGGATGTATAAATACCATAACGGTTATTAA
- a CDS encoding YuzB family protein, giving the protein MIKPIIEFCISNLASGSQKALEILEKDPNLDIIEYSCLSYCTQCAEKLFALVNGEFVSGETPEQLVENIYRYLEENPMF; this is encoded by the coding sequence ATGATTAAGCCAATTATTGAGTTTTGCATTAGCAATTTGGCGAGCGGATCGCAAAAAGCGTTAGAAATATTAGAAAAAGATCCTAATTTAGATATTATTGAGTATAGCTGCCTCAGTTACTGCACCCAGTGTGCAGAAAAACTTTTCGCTTTAGTAAATGGGGAGTTTGTCAGCGGGGAAACTCCTGAACAATTAGTGGAAAACATTTACCGCTACTTAGAGGAAAACCCGATGTTTTAA
- the dapF gene encoding diaminopimelate epimerase — MNQFSFTKMHGLGNSYIYVNLFEETLPESLLSPLAVKVANVNTGIGADGMILICPSDIAPVKMRIFNSDGSEGKNCGNGLRCVAKYVYEHGIVQEPSFFIETLSGLVKAEVTVENGIVNSVTVDMGKPRLQRSQIPMAGPEAERVVAEPFEVDGKWYEITAVSMGNSHVIFYVDDITKAPVTTLGPIVEKDKRFPEGVNVEFVEVVNDHELHFRVWERGSGVTQACGTGACAAVVASVLNGKTARDKETLVHLAGGDLIITWTKEGNVRMTGPAETICTGVYYY; from the coding sequence ATGAATCAGTTTTCGTTTACGAAAATGCATGGACTGGGTAATAGTTATATATATGTCAATCTGTTTGAAGAAACGCTTCCCGAGTCATTATTGTCGCCGCTGGCGGTGAAAGTAGCGAACGTAAATACGGGAATCGGGGCGGATGGCATGATTCTTATTTGCCCATCGGATATCGCGCCAGTAAAGATGCGGATTTTCAACAGCGACGGTTCGGAAGGAAAAAATTGCGGCAATGGTTTGCGATGTGTTGCCAAATATGTCTATGAACACGGCATTGTGCAAGAACCTTCCTTTTTTATTGAGACGTTGTCCGGACTTGTTAAGGCGGAGGTAACCGTAGAAAACGGAATAGTTAACAGCGTCACGGTCGATATGGGGAAGCCGCGCCTCCAGCGAAGCCAAATCCCGATGGCCGGTCCGGAAGCGGAACGAGTGGTTGCCGAACCGTTTGAAGTGGATGGGAAATGGTATGAAATTACAGCCGTTTCGATGGGAAATTCTCATGTTATCTTTTACGTGGATGATATCACAAAAGCGCCGGTAACGACGCTCGGTCCGATTGTTGAAAAAGACAAGCGCTTTCCGGAAGGAGTAAATGTCGAATTTGTGGAAGTGGTCAACGACCATGAGCTTCATTTCCGTGTGTGGGAGCGAGGTTCGGGAGTGACGCAAGCGTGCGGTACAGGGGCGTGTGCCGCGGTCGTTGCTTCCGTCTTAAACGGAAAAACAGCCCGGGATAAAGAGACGCTTGTCCATTTGGCAGGCGGGGATTTAATCATTACGTGGACGAAGGAAGGAAACGTACGGATGACAGGACCGGCGGAAACGATTTGCACGGGTGTATATTATTATTAA
- a CDS encoding HesB/IscA family protein, whose product MSDIITLTEAAAFQIKDMMKEQEEEGAYLRVGVKGGGCSGLSYGMGFEHERHEDDYEFEQHGIKILVDKESAPILQGTVIDYKQSLLGGGFTINNPNAIATCGCGSSFRTATNAGTPEQC is encoded by the coding sequence ATGTCGGATATTATTACATTGACAGAAGCGGCGGCGTTTCAAATTAAAGACATGATGAAAGAGCAGGAGGAAGAAGGTGCATACCTTCGCGTCGGTGTCAAAGGCGGCGGCTGCAGCGGGCTATCGTACGGAATGGGATTTGAGCACGAACGTCATGAGGATGATTATGAATTCGAGCAACATGGCATTAAAATTTTAGTGGATAAAGAAAGCGCCCCGATTTTGCAAGGAACGGTCATTGACTATAAACAATCGTTGCTCGGCGGCGGTTTTACGATTAACAATCCAAACGCGATTGCCACATGCGGCTGCGGTTCGTCGTTTAGAACAGCAACGAACGCCGGGACGCCGGAACAATGTTAA
- a CDS encoding RDD family protein: MNNLNQSMTTLTTKYAGFWLRMAAYLLDYMIVFAVSFVLVFIVFFAIGISNPDITDESILIIDALVNLLLSVGTWLYFAIMESSPVQGTLGKKIVGIKVTDLHGNPISFWRATGRNFSKLFSALIFLVGFMMAGFTGKKQALHDMITGCLVVKRNH; the protein is encoded by the coding sequence ATGAACAATCTCAATCAATCGATGACCACCCTAACAACGAAATATGCAGGTTTTTGGTTACGAATGGCGGCGTACCTTTTGGATTATATGATTGTGTTTGCTGTTTCTTTTGTGTTGGTCTTTATTGTTTTTTTTGCTATAGGGATTTCTAACCCAGATATTACAGATGAATCTATACTGATAATAGATGCTTTGGTAAATCTCCTGTTATCCGTGGGAACTTGGTTGTATTTTGCCATCATGGAAAGCTCGCCCGTACAAGGAACGCTAGGGAAAAAGATTGTCGGTATCAAAGTCACGGACCTTCATGGAAATCCCATTTCTTTTTGGCGTGCTACAGGAAGAAATTTCAGCAAATTATTTTCCGCTTTAATTTTTCTTGTTGGATTTATGATGGCCGGTTTCACGGGGAAAAAACAGGCTTTACACGATATGATTACTGGGTGTCTTGTTGTAAAAAGAAACCATTAA
- a CDS encoding NAD(P)/FAD-dependent oxidoreductase, producing the protein MKEDQKVYDVTIIGGGPIGLFAAFYGGLRQMSVKIIESLPQLGGQLAALYPEKYIYDVAGFPKIRAQELVNQLKEQMEKFSPTVCLGQSVETLEKLADGIFKLATNQEIHYSKTVIITAGNGAFQPRRLELENASQYEGKNLHYFISDLNPFQGKRVLVCGGGDSAVDWSLMLEPIAESVTIVHRRDKFRAHEHSVESLMNSKVNVKTPFVPVKLIGDEDGIRQVVLENVKDGAKETVEVDAVIVNYGFISSLGPIKNWGLEIEKNSIKVNSKMETNIPGVYAAGDICTYEGKIKLIACGFGEAPIAISSAKTYIDPTARMQPAHSTSLF; encoded by the coding sequence ATGAAAGAGGACCAAAAAGTATATGATGTCACTATTATAGGCGGCGGACCAATCGGATTGTTTGCGGCTTTTTACGGCGGATTGCGGCAAATGAGCGTCAAAATTATCGAAAGTTTGCCACAATTAGGCGGACAGTTGGCTGCCCTTTATCCTGAAAAATACATATATGATGTCGCTGGATTCCCAAAAATTCGCGCTCAAGAATTAGTGAATCAGCTAAAAGAACAAATGGAGAAATTCTCACCAACCGTCTGCTTAGGACAATCGGTAGAAACGTTAGAGAAATTAGCAGACGGCATTTTTAAATTAGCGACAAACCAAGAAATACATTATTCCAAAACAGTAATTATTACGGCGGGAAACGGCGCGTTTCAGCCTCGGCGCCTCGAGCTAGAAAACGCCTCGCAATATGAAGGAAAAAATCTGCATTACTTTATCAGCGATTTAAATCCATTTCAAGGGAAACGCGTGCTCGTCTGCGGCGGCGGAGATTCGGCAGTTGACTGGTCGCTGATGCTTGAGCCGATCGCGGAGAGCGTCACCATTGTCCATCGCCGTGATAAATTCCGCGCCCATGAACATAGTGTGGAATCATTAATGAATTCAAAGGTGAATGTCAAAACTCCATTCGTCCCTGTAAAATTAATCGGTGATGAAGACGGTATTCGTCAAGTCGTATTGGAGAATGTGAAAGATGGAGCAAAGGAAACGGTTGAAGTAGATGCAGTCATTGTGAACTATGGTTTTATTTCTTCGCTTGGACCGATTAAAAATTGGGGGCTCGAAATTGAGAAAAACTCGATTAAAGTCAATTCGAAAATGGAAACAAACATTCCTGGCGTTTACGCAGCTGGAGACATTTGCACATATGAGGGCAAAATCAAACTGATCGCTTGCGGCTTCGGCGAAGCACCGATCGCGATCAGCAGCGCAAAAACGTATATCGACCCAACGGCAAGAATGCAGCCAGCCCATTCCACTTCGTTGTTCTAG